The Pseudomonas sp. G2-4 genome window below encodes:
- a CDS encoding BON domain-containing protein, producing MTPNRLGLLALTLCLGISGCTSVVNASREKPIEDDRGTRTFGSKIDDSLIETKVGVNIAKADPDLDNNSHIVVTSFNGVVLLAGQTPRADLKAKAEQEASAVQRVKTVHNELQVLSPSSLLARQNDAWLTTKIKTQMIADSSIPGSRIKVVTENGIVYLLGLLTKKEAAQATNLVQSVSGVQKIVKLFEYID from the coding sequence ATGACCCCTAATCGCCTAGGCCTTCTGGCCCTGACCCTGTGCCTCGGCATCAGCGGCTGCACATCGGTGGTTAACGCCAGCCGGGAAAAGCCGATTGAAGATGACCGCGGCACCCGCACCTTCGGCAGCAAGATCGATGATTCCCTGATCGAAACCAAAGTGGGAGTGAACATCGCCAAGGCCGACCCGGACCTGGATAACAATTCGCACATTGTCGTCACCAGTTTCAACGGTGTCGTGCTGCTTGCCGGCCAGACCCCACGCGCCGACCTCAAGGCCAAGGCCGAGCAGGAAGCCAGCGCTGTGCAGCGGGTCAAGACTGTGCATAACGAACTGCAGGTGCTGTCACCCTCCTCGCTGCTGGCACGCCAGAACGATGCGTGGCTGACCACCAAGATCAAGACTCAGATGATTGCTGATTCCAGTATTCCTGGCTCGCGCATCAAGGTTGTGACTGAGAATGGCATTGTCTATCTGCTGGGGTTGCTGACCAAGAAAGAGGCTGCTCAGGCGACTAACTTGGTGCAAAGCGTTTCCGGGGTACAGAAAATCGTTAAGTTGTTTGAGTACATCGATTAA
- the rpsI gene encoding 30S ribosomal protein S9: MSATQNYGTGRRKTATARVFLRPGTGNISINNRTLDNFFGRETARMVVRQPLELTETVEKFDIYVTVIGGGVSGQAGAIRHGITRALMDYDETLRGALRKAGFVTRDAREVERKKVGLRKARKRPQYSKR; this comes from the coding sequence ATGTCGGCGACTCAAAATTACGGCACTGGCCGTCGCAAGACTGCAACCGCACGCGTTTTCCTGCGTCCGGGTACTGGTAACATCTCCATCAACAACCGCACCCTGGATAACTTCTTCGGCCGCGAAACTGCCCGCATGGTAGTTCGTCAGCCGCTGGAACTGACCGAGACCGTCGAAAAATTCGACATCTACGTCACCGTTATCGGTGGTGGTGTAAGTGGTCAAGCTGGCGCAATCCGCCACGGCATCACTCGCGCCCTGATGGATTACGACGAAACTCTGCGCGGTGCTCTGCGCAAAGCCGGCTTCGTAACTCGCGATGCTCGTGAAGTTGAACGTAAGAAAGTCGGTCTGCGTAAAGCGCGTAAGCGTCCGCAGTACTCGAAGCGTTAA
- the petA gene encoding ubiquinol-cytochrome c reductase iron-sulfur subunit gives MSNDGVNAGRRRFLVAATSVVGAAGAVGAAVPFVGSWFPSAKAKAAGAPVKVNVSKIEPGQQMIAEWRGQPVFIVRRTEEILGNLKKIEGQLSDPSSKNSVQPEYVNPETRSIKPEVLLLIGICTHLGCSPTFRPEVAPADLGKDWVGGYFCPCHGSHYDLAGRVYKSQPAPLNLPVPPHSYETDDIIVIGVDTEKA, from the coding sequence ATGAGCAATGACGGCGTGAATGCAGGCCGGCGTCGCTTCTTGGTAGCAGCCACATCCGTGGTGGGTGCTGCAGGAGCGGTGGGGGCTGCGGTCCCGTTCGTGGGGTCATGGTTTCCCAGTGCCAAGGCGAAAGCCGCAGGTGCACCGGTGAAAGTGAATGTCAGCAAGATCGAGCCAGGCCAGCAGATGATTGCTGAGTGGCGCGGCCAGCCGGTGTTCATCGTCCGCCGTACAGAGGAAATCCTGGGGAATCTGAAAAAGATCGAGGGTCAGTTATCCGACCCTTCCTCCAAGAACTCGGTCCAACCGGAATACGTCAATCCTGAAACGCGTTCGATCAAGCCGGAAGTCCTGCTGCTGATCGGGATCTGCACGCACCTGGGTTGCTCGCCAACGTTCCGCCCTGAAGTGGCGCCTGCCGACTTGGGCAAGGACTGGGTCGGTGGTTATTTCTGCCCTTGCCACGGCTCCCACTACGACCTGGCTGGTCGCGTCTACAAGTCGCAGCCTGCACCTTTGAACCTGCCAGTTCCCCCGCATTCCTATGAGACCGACGACATCATTGTCATCGGCGTCGATACGGAGAAAGCGTGA
- a CDS encoding penicillin-binding protein activator: protein MIACLRLLSALCLAALLAACASSPSSSLGELPRTPDASIEQLLEQAAQSKTPEKAALLRLSAADLAYRQGNAGQSAQILQQVPVEQLKPGQQIFASTLAAELAMTRNQPKAALTALSHPSLQHLSELPVEQQVRTGTVRARALEADGQTLAAAKERIFIAPLLENDAAAKNHEAIWSLIASLPTDQLQPTTTDDLGGWLGLAQAVKTAGTLEQQQAAIDSWREQNPKHPAALQLPTPLVKLKELASQPLSKIALLLPQSGPLATVAKALREGFMAAHYQAQQAGQKPPSIQFYDSASLTSMDEFYRKAQADGVQMVVGPLEKPLVKQISSLAQLPITTLALNYSEGEQGPAQLFQFGLAAEDEAREVSRRARADGLHRAAVMVPKSEWGDRVLKAFSQDWQANGGTIVAVERVDQPVQLAQQIADMFQLRQSEGRAKSLQNTVGTTVAAQPSRRQDIEFIFLASTPQQAQQIKPTLNFQYAGDVPVYATSQVFSASGDQNQYNDMNGIRFCETPWLLDANDPLRKQVTAQWPQAGGSMGRLYAMGADAYRLAPRLGQLKTLPDSRIEGLTGSLAVSPSQRVQRQLPWAEFVNGQVQRLPDTQR from the coding sequence ATGATCGCTTGCCTGCGGCTGCTCTCCGCCCTCTGCCTCGCTGCCCTCCTGGCGGCCTGCGCCAGCTCGCCCTCGTCCAGCCTTGGCGAACTTCCACGGACCCCGGATGCCAGTATCGAGCAGTTGCTCGAACAGGCCGCCCAAAGTAAAACACCGGAAAAAGCCGCCCTGTTGCGCCTGAGCGCAGCAGACCTGGCCTACCGCCAGGGCAACGCTGGCCAGTCCGCGCAGATCCTGCAACAAGTACCCGTGGAGCAGCTCAAGCCCGGCCAGCAGATTTTCGCCAGCACCCTGGCAGCCGAACTGGCAATGACGCGCAACCAACCCAAGGCCGCGCTGACCGCCCTGAGCCACCCAAGCCTGCAACACCTGAGCGAGCTGCCGGTGGAACAGCAGGTCCGCACCGGCACTGTTCGCGCCCGTGCCCTTGAGGCCGATGGCCAGACGTTGGCAGCTGCCAAGGAGCGCATCTTCATTGCCCCTCTGCTGGAGAACGACGCGGCGGCGAAAAACCACGAAGCGATCTGGTCGCTGATCGCCTCGCTGCCCACCGACCAACTGCAACCGACCACCACCGACGATCTCGGCGGCTGGCTGGGCCTGGCCCAGGCCGTGAAAACCGCCGGCACCCTGGAACAGCAACAGGCCGCTATCGACAGCTGGCGCGAACAGAACCCGAAGCACCCGGCCGCCCTCCAGCTACCAACACCGCTGGTCAAGCTCAAGGAGCTGGCGAGCCAGCCGCTGAGCAAGATCGCCCTGCTGCTGCCCCAAAGTGGCCCGCTGGCCACCGTCGCCAAAGCCTTGCGTGAAGGTTTCATGGCGGCGCACTACCAGGCTCAACAAGCCGGGCAGAAGCCACCCAGCATCCAGTTCTACGACAGTGCCAGCCTGACCTCCATGGACGAGTTCTACCGCAAGGCCCAGGCTGACGGCGTGCAGATGGTCGTCGGCCCGCTGGAGAAGCCGCTGGTCAAGCAGATCAGTTCCCTTGCGCAACTGCCGATCACCACCCTGGCGTTGAACTACAGCGAAGGCGAACAAGGCCCCGCCCAGCTGTTCCAGTTCGGCTTGGCGGCCGAGGATGAAGCACGCGAAGTATCCCGTCGCGCCCGCGCCGATGGCCTGCATCGCGCAGCCGTCATGGTGCCGAAAAGTGAATGGGGTGATCGCGTATTGAAAGCCTTCAGCCAAGACTGGCAGGCCAACGGCGGCACCATCGTCGCTGTCGAGCGGGTCGACCAACCGGTGCAACTGGCCCAGCAGATCGCTGACATGTTCCAACTGCGCCAGAGCGAAGGTCGCGCCAAAAGCCTGCAAAATACTGTCGGAACCACGGTCGCAGCCCAGCCATCGCGTCGCCAGGACATCGAGTTCATCTTTCTGGCATCGACCCCGCAACAGGCCCAGCAGATCAAGCCGACCCTGAACTTCCAGTACGCCGGCGACGTGCCGGTCTATGCGACTTCCCAGGTGTTCAGCGCCAGCGGCGACCAGAACCAGTACAACGACATGAACGGTATTCGCTTTTGCGAAACCCCTTGGCTGCTCGATGCCAATGACCCGCTACGCAAGCAGGTCACCGCTCAGTGGCCCCAGGCCGGTGGCAGCATGGGCCGACTCTACGCAATGGGGGCAGACGCCTACCGCCTGGCGCCGCGCCTGGGTCAGCTCAAGACCCTGCCGGACAGCCGCATCGAAGGCCTGACAGGCAGCCTGGCCGTGTCGCCATCCCAACGCGTACAGCGTCAATTACCTTGGGCCGAGTTCGTCAACGGCCAGGTCCAGCGCCTTCCGGACACCCAGCGCTGA
- a CDS encoding YraN family protein has translation MPDRSRQQSGRDAEGQALAHLQQQGLRLLAQNWLCKRGELDLVMLDGDTVVFVEVRYRKNTQWGGALDSIDGRKRQKLVFAAQYFLQKESRWADHPCRFDVVAIDSNADQLNWLQNAFDS, from the coding sequence ATGCCTGACCGGTCACGCCAGCAAAGCGGACGGGATGCCGAGGGCCAGGCCCTCGCGCATCTTCAACAACAAGGTCTGCGTCTCCTGGCGCAGAACTGGTTGTGCAAACGCGGCGAGCTTGATCTGGTCATGCTTGATGGCGATACAGTAGTATTCGTCGAAGTTCGCTACAGAAAAAATACCCAATGGGGCGGTGCGCTCGACAGCATCGACGGGCGCAAGCGCCAGAAGCTGGTTTTCGCCGCGCAGTATTTCCTGCAAAAGGAGTCTCGCTGGGCCGATCATCCCTGCCGTTTCGACGTAGTTGCCATTGACAGCAATGCCGATCAGTTGAACTGGCTGCAGAACGCCTTCGACAGCTGA
- the rsmI gene encoding 16S rRNA (cytidine(1402)-2'-O)-methyltransferase has protein sequence MAVFTDHEVCALTAPGALNSAAGSLYVVATPIGNLDDISARALKILQEVALIAAEDTRHSLRLLQHFGISTPLAACHEHNERDEGSRFITRLLAGDNVALISDAGTPLISDPGYHLVRQARAAGISVVPVPGACALIAALSAAGLPSDRFIFEGFLPAKAVGRRARLEAIKEEPRTLIFYEAPHRILECLQDMELVFGPERPALLARELTKTFETLKGLPLAELRAFVENDSNQQRGECVVLVAGWTAPESEEAVSSEAMRILNLLLEEMPLKRAAALAAQITGERKNVLYQVALEKQKDQ, from the coding sequence ATGGCGGTTTTTACCGATCATGAGGTATGCGCTTTGACTGCTCCAGGTGCTTTGAATTCCGCTGCGGGCTCGCTTTATGTGGTGGCGACGCCCATCGGCAACCTGGACGATATCAGTGCCCGGGCGCTTAAAATCCTGCAAGAGGTTGCCCTCATCGCAGCCGAGGACACGCGCCATTCCCTGCGCCTGTTGCAACATTTTGGCATCTCTACGCCGTTGGCGGCCTGCCATGAGCACAATGAGCGGGACGAAGGCAGTCGTTTTATTACCCGGCTTTTGGCAGGCGATAACGTAGCGCTGATCTCCGATGCAGGTACGCCACTGATTTCCGACCCTGGCTATCATCTGGTGCGTCAGGCTCGGGCGGCCGGCATCAGCGTGGTGCCGGTACCGGGGGCCTGTGCATTGATCGCGGCGCTGTCGGCCGCAGGCTTGCCGTCGGACCGTTTCATCTTCGAGGGTTTTCTACCGGCCAAGGCGGTGGGGCGGCGGGCACGCCTGGAGGCTATAAAGGAAGAGCCGCGTACCCTGATCTTTTATGAGGCGCCGCATCGCATCCTTGAATGCCTGCAAGACATGGAGCTGGTGTTCGGTCCCGAGCGCCCCGCGCTGCTGGCCCGCGAGCTGACCAAAACCTTCGAAACCCTCAAGGGGCTGCCGTTGGCCGAGTTGCGGGCGTTTGTCGAAAACGATAGCAATCAACAGCGCGGCGAATGCGTGGTGCTGGTGGCAGGCTGGACGGCGCCGGAAAGTGAGGAGGCCGTCAGCAGCGAAGCAATGCGTATCCTGAACCTGCTGCTTGAGGAAATGCCCCTCAAGCGCGCCGCTGCCCTGGCGGCGCAGATCACCGGCGAGCGCAAGAACGTGCTGTATCAGGTCGCGCTGGAAAAACAGAAGGACCAGTGA
- a CDS encoding cytochrome c1 has product MKKLFAVLILAAMPVLSFASASGGPELEKVDIDVSDKAAMQDGARTFANYCMGCHSAKFQRYERVADDLGIPHELMLEKMVFTGAKLGDHMNIGMQPADAKTWFGAAPPDLTLVARVRGTDWLYGYLRSFYEDPARPWGVNNKVFPNVGMPNVLVGLQGRQVVGCKQVQIVEDGKKQFDPLTGTALTHEACDQLTVLPNTGSLTEEQFDEKVKNLVTFLAYSANPVKLEHQRIGTYVLLYLAFFFVFAYLLKREYWKDVH; this is encoded by the coding sequence ATGAAAAAGCTATTTGCTGTACTGATTCTTGCTGCTATGCCTGTACTGTCTTTTGCATCCGCATCGGGTGGGCCAGAGTTGGAAAAAGTCGACATCGACGTTTCCGACAAGGCGGCCATGCAGGACGGCGCGCGTACGTTCGCCAACTACTGCATGGGTTGCCACAGTGCCAAGTTCCAGCGTTACGAGCGCGTAGCCGACGATCTGGGCATTCCTCACGAGCTGATGCTCGAGAAGATGGTATTCACCGGTGCCAAGCTGGGCGATCACATGAACATCGGTATGCAACCGGCAGACGCCAAGACCTGGTTTGGCGCTGCGCCGCCCGACCTGACCCTGGTAGCCCGTGTGCGGGGTACCGACTGGCTCTATGGTTACCTGCGTTCGTTCTATGAAGACCCTGCGCGTCCATGGGGCGTGAACAACAAGGTCTTCCCGAACGTCGGTATGCCGAACGTTCTGGTCGGCCTCCAGGGTCGTCAGGTGGTAGGCTGCAAGCAGGTGCAAATCGTCGAGGACGGCAAGAAGCAATTCGACCCGTTGACGGGTACGGCTTTGACGCATGAAGCCTGCGACCAACTGACCGTGTTGCCGAACACCGGCAGCCTGACCGAAGAGCAGTTCGACGAGAAGGTCAAGAATCTGGTGACCTTCCTGGCCTACTCGGCCAACCCGGTGAAGCTGGAGCATCAGCGCATCGGTACTTATGTGTTGCTGTACCTGGCGTTCTTCTTCGTATTCGCTTACCTGCTCAAGCGTGAATACTGGAAAGACGTGCATTGA
- a CDS encoding cytochrome bc complex cytochrome b subunit has translation MSKFMDWVDARFPATKMWEDHLSKYYAPKNFNFFYFFGSLALLVLVNQIVTGVWLTMSYTPSAEEAFASVEYIMRDVEYGSILRLLHSTGASAFFIVVYLHMFRGLLYGSYQKPRELVWVFGMLIYLALMAEAFMGYLLPWGQMSYWGAQVIISLFGAIPVIGDDLTQWIRGDYLISGITLNRFFALHVVALPIVILGLVVLHILALHEVGSNNPDGVDIKKHKDENGIPLDGIAFHPYYTVKDIVGVVVFLFIFCSIVFFFPEMGGYFLEKPNFEQANAFKTPEHIAPVWYFTPFYAILRAIPDKLLGVIAMGAAIAVLFVLPWLDRSPVKSMRYKGWLSKIWLVMFCISFVILGVLGVLAPTPGRTLLSQVCTFLYFAYFILMPFYTRLEKTKPVPERVTG, from the coding sequence ATGAGCAAATTCATGGATTGGGTTGATGCGCGCTTTCCCGCGACCAAAATGTGGGAAGACCATCTCAGCAAGTATTACGCTCCAAAAAACTTCAACTTCTTCTACTTCTTTGGTTCCCTGGCATTGCTCGTTCTGGTCAACCAGATCGTTACCGGTGTCTGGCTGACCATGAGCTACACCCCTTCGGCGGAAGAAGCATTCGCCTCCGTCGAATACATCATGCGCGACGTCGAGTACGGCTCGATCCTGCGTCTGCTGCACTCCACGGGCGCCTCGGCGTTCTTCATCGTGGTCTACCTGCACATGTTCCGTGGCCTGCTCTACGGTTCGTACCAGAAGCCTCGTGAGCTGGTGTGGGTCTTCGGCATGCTGATCTACCTGGCGCTGATGGCCGAAGCCTTCATGGGCTACCTGCTGCCGTGGGGCCAGATGTCCTACTGGGGGGCCCAGGTGATCATCTCGCTGTTCGGTGCGATCCCGGTCATCGGTGACGACCTCACCCAGTGGATCCGTGGTGACTACCTGATTTCGGGCATCACCCTGAACCGCTTCTTCGCCCTCCATGTCGTGGCCTTGCCGATCGTGATCCTCGGTCTGGTGGTGCTGCACATCCTGGCGCTGCACGAAGTCGGCTCGAACAACCCCGATGGCGTGGACATCAAGAAGCACAAGGACGAGAACGGCATTCCGTTGGATGGCATCGCCTTCCACCCGTACTACACCGTGAAAGATATCGTCGGTGTGGTGGTCTTCCTGTTCATCTTCTGCTCCATCGTGTTCTTCTTCCCGGAAATGGGTGGTTATTTCCTCGAGAAGCCGAACTTCGAACAGGCGAACGCCTTCAAGACCCCAGAGCACATTGCCCCGGTCTGGTACTTCACACCGTTCTACGCGATTCTGCGGGCGATTCCGGACAAGCTGCTGGGCGTTATCGCCATGGGCGCGGCCATTGCCGTGCTGTTCGTCCTGCCGTGGCTGGACCGCAGTCCGGTCAAGTCGATGCGCTACAAAGGCTGGCTGAGCAAGATCTGGCTGGTGATGTTCTGCATCTCGTTCGTGATCCTGGGTGTGCTGGGTGTGCTGGCGCCGACGCCGGGCCGGACGCTGCTGTCGCAGGTCTGCACCTTCCTGTATTTCGCCTACTTCATTCTGATGCCGTTCTACACCAGGCTCGAGAAGACCAAACCGGTTCCGGAAAGGGTGACTGGCTGA
- the rplM gene encoding 50S ribosomal protein L13 — protein sequence MKTFTAKPETVKRDWFVVDAAGQTLGRLATEIASRLRGKHKPEYTPHVDTGDYIVVINAEQVRVTGAKTTDKMYYSHSGFPGGIKSINFEKLIAKAPERVLETAVKGMLPKNPLGRDMYRKLKVYAGAAHPHTAQQPQELKF from the coding sequence ATGAAAACTTTTACTGCTAAACCGGAAACAGTAAAGCGCGACTGGTTTGTCGTCGACGCTGCTGGTCAGACCCTGGGTCGTCTGGCCACCGAAATCGCGAGCCGTCTGCGTGGCAAGCACAAGCCTGAGTACACCCCTCACGTTGACACCGGTGACTACATCGTCGTGATCAACGCTGAGCAAGTACGTGTTACTGGCGCTAAAACCACTGACAAAATGTACTACTCCCACTCCGGTTTTCCTGGCGGCATCAAGTCGATCAACTTCGAAAAGCTGATCGCCAAAGCCCCTGAGCGCGTGCTCGAGACCGCGGTTAAAGGCATGCTGCCTAAGAACCCACTGGGTCGCGACATGTATCGTAAGCTGAAAGTCTATGCGGGCGCTGCTCACCCTCATACTGCTCAGCAGCCCCAAGAACTGAAGTTTTAA
- a CDS encoding ClpXP protease specificity-enhancing factor, which produces MNSSRPYLVRALYEWIVDNDCTPHMLVNAEYPSVQVPQGFANDGQIVLNVSPAAVRHLHMDNDAVSFEGRFGGVPHTLYVPIASILGIYARENGQGMVFELEVPLDGEDELEPDDDLPPPDDEPPRPSGRPSLKVVK; this is translated from the coding sequence ATGAACTCCAGTCGACCTTATCTGGTCCGCGCGCTCTACGAGTGGATTGTGGACAACGATTGCACCCCGCACATGCTGGTCAATGCCGAGTATCCGTCGGTGCAGGTGCCGCAGGGTTTTGCCAATGATGGGCAGATTGTCCTGAATGTGTCGCCGGCTGCCGTGCGTCATTTGCACATGGATAACGATGCTGTCAGCTTTGAAGGGCGCTTTGGTGGTGTGCCGCACACTCTGTACGTGCCTATTGCCTCGATCCTGGGGATTTATGCCCGGGAGAATGGCCAGGGCATGGTGTTTGAGCTGGAAGTGCCGCTGGATGGTGAAGATGAGCTTGAGCCGGATGATGATTTGCCGCCACCGGATGATGAGCCGCCGCGTCCTAGCGGTCGGCCGAGTTTGAAGGTGGTGAAGTAG
- a CDS encoding phosphoheptose isomerase yields MDMQSRIRQLFQASIDTKQQAMDVLAPHIEQASQVMVNALLNEGKMLSCGNGGSAGDAQHFSSELLNRFERERPSLPAIALTTDSSTITSIANDYSYNEIFSKQIRALGQPGDVLLAISTSGNSANIIQAIQAAHDREMIVVALTGRDGGGMASLLLPEDVEIRVPANVTARIQEVHLLAIHCLCDLIDSQLFGSEE; encoded by the coding sequence ATGGACATGCAATCGCGAATTCGCCAGCTTTTTCAGGCCAGTATCGACACCAAGCAACAGGCGATGGACGTACTTGCACCGCACATCGAGCAAGCCAGCCAAGTGATGGTCAACGCCCTGCTCAACGAAGGCAAAATGCTCTCGTGTGGCAACGGCGGTTCTGCCGGGGATGCCCAGCACTTCTCGTCGGAGCTGCTAAACCGCTTCGAGCGCGAGCGCCCAAGCCTGCCGGCCATTGCACTGACCACCGACAGCTCGACGATCACCTCGATCGCCAACGACTACAGCTACAACGAAATATTCTCCAAACAGATCCGCGCCCTGGGCCAGCCCGGCGATGTGCTGCTGGCGATTTCCACCAGCGGCAACTCGGCCAATATTATTCAAGCGATCCAGGCCGCACATGATCGCGAAATGATTGTCGTAGCATTGACCGGTCGCGACGGTGGCGGCATGGCGTCACTGCTGCTGCCCGAAGACGTCGAGATCCGCGTACCGGCCAATGTCACTGCACGTATTCAGGAAGTCCACCTGCTGGCGATCCACTGTCTTTGCGACTTGATCGACAGCCAACTGTTCGGGAGTGAAGAATGA
- a CDS encoding glutathione S-transferase N-terminal domain-containing protein — MGVTNRLACYSDPADHYSHRVRIVLAEKGVSAEIIYVEAGRQPPKLIEVNPYGSLPTLVDRDLALWESTVVMEYLDERYPHPPLLPVYPVARANSRLLIHRIQRDWCGLVDLILDSRTKEPARVVARKELRESLTGVSPLFVDKPFFLSEEQSLVDCCLLPILWRLPILGIELPRPAKPLLDYMERQFAREAFQASLSGVERDMR, encoded by the coding sequence ATGGGCGTGACCAATCGGTTGGCCTGTTACTCCGACCCCGCCGACCACTATTCCCACCGGGTACGCATCGTACTGGCAGAGAAGGGTGTCAGCGCCGAGATCATTTACGTTGAAGCGGGCCGTCAGCCGCCGAAGCTGATCGAGGTGAACCCTTACGGCAGCCTGCCCACGCTGGTCGATCGTGACCTGGCATTGTGGGAGTCGACCGTGGTGATGGAATACCTGGATGAGCGTTATCCGCATCCGCCTTTACTGCCGGTGTATCCTGTCGCGCGCGCCAACAGTCGTTTGCTGATCCATCGCATCCAGCGTGACTGGTGCGGGCTGGTGGATCTGATCCTGGATTCACGCACCAAGGAGCCGGCACGGGTCGTGGCGCGCAAAGAGTTGCGTGAAAGCCTGACTGGCGTATCGCCGCTGTTCGTCGACAAGCCGTTCTTTCTCAGTGAGGAACAAAGTCTGGTGGATTGCTGCCTATTGCCCATACTCTGGCGTTTGCCGATTCTGGGTATTGAACTGCCGCGGCCTGCCAAGCCGCTGCTTGATTATATGGAGCGCCAATTTGCGCGTGAGGCTTTCCAGGCGAGTCTGTCTGGTGTCGAACGCGACATGCGCTAA
- a CDS encoding NADP(H)-dependent aldo-keto reductase — protein sequence MDYRQLGRTDLNVSALCLGTMTWGEQNSEAEAFAQIERAKGAGINFIDTAEMYPVPPKAETYATTERYIGNYFKRRGDRGDWILASKIAGPGNTIDYIRDKNLKHNRQHIVEAVDASLKRLQTDYIDLYQLHWPERSTNFFGQLGYKHKIEANLTPLEDTLEALDEQVKAGKIRHIGLSNETPWGTMKFLALAEARGWPRAVSIQNPYNLLNRSFEVGLAEIAIREQCGLLAYSPLAFGFLSGKYEGGARPPKGRLSLYSRFSRYFNPQSEAACSRYVALAREHGLDPAQMALAFVTQQPFVTSNIIGATTLEQLDSNIASFDLKLSDEVLAGIEAIHKDHPNPAP from the coding sequence ATGGATTATCGCCAGCTAGGCCGTACCGATCTGAACGTGAGCGCCCTGTGCCTCGGAACCATGACCTGGGGCGAGCAGAACAGCGAGGCCGAAGCCTTTGCCCAGATAGAACGCGCCAAGGGTGCCGGCATCAATTTCATCGACACCGCCGAGATGTATCCGGTACCGCCGAAAGCCGAGACCTACGCCACCACCGAGCGCTACATCGGCAATTACTTCAAGCGCCGCGGCGACCGCGGCGACTGGATCCTGGCCAGCAAGATCGCCGGCCCCGGCAATACCATCGACTACATCCGCGACAAAAACCTCAAGCATAACCGCCAGCACATCGTCGAGGCGGTGGACGCCAGCCTCAAGCGCTTGCAAACCGACTACATCGACCTCTACCAGTTGCATTGGCCGGAGCGCAGCACCAATTTCTTCGGCCAGCTCGGTTACAAACACAAGATCGAAGCCAACCTCACGCCGCTGGAGGATACCCTCGAAGCGCTGGACGAGCAGGTCAAGGCCGGCAAGATCCGCCATATCGGCCTGTCCAACGAAACACCGTGGGGCACCATGAAATTCCTCGCCCTGGCCGAAGCCCGTGGCTGGCCGCGCGCCGTGTCGATCCAGAACCCCTACAACCTGCTCAACCGCAGCTTCGAAGTCGGCCTGGCGGAAATCGCTATCCGCGAACAGTGCGGCTTGCTTGCCTACTCGCCGCTGGCGTTCGGTTTCCTGTCGGGCAAATACGAAGGTGGCGCGCGTCCGCCTAAAGGCCGCCTGAGCCTCTACAGCCGCTTCAGTCGCTATTTCAACCCGCAGTCGGAAGCGGCGTGCAGCCGTTATGTCGCATTGGCCCGCGAACATGGCCTGGACCCAGCGCAGATGGCCCTCGCGTTCGTCACCCAACAGCCGTTCGTGACCAGCAACATCATCGGCGCCACCACGCTGGAGCAACTGGACAGCAACATCGCCAGCTTCGACCTGAAGCTGTCGGATGAAGTGCTGGCGGGGATTGAGGCGATTCACAAGGATCACCCAAACCCCGCTCCTTGA